A genomic segment from Streptosporangium roseum DSM 43021 encodes:
- a CDS encoding Zn-ribbon domain-containing OB-fold protein → MIEDFWEATRRRLLVVQRCLACGHRQHYPRLLCTACGGTELEYASVSGLGVVDSFTIVHRAPAPGFEPPYTVARVRLAEGPILLTHLVGGTDWACDLPVRVAWRPLPDGRHLPVFRPARD, encoded by the coding sequence GTGATCGAGGATTTCTGGGAGGCGACCAGGCGACGGCTGCTGGTCGTCCAGCGCTGCCTCGCCTGCGGCCACCGCCAGCACTACCCGCGCCTGCTCTGCACGGCCTGCGGCGGCACCGAGCTGGAGTACGCCTCCGTGTCGGGTCTCGGCGTGGTGGACTCCTTCACCATCGTCCACCGCGCTCCCGCGCCCGGCTTCGAGCCGCCCTACACCGTCGCCAGGGTCCGGCTCGCCGAGGGGCCCATCCTGCTCACCCACCTGGTCGGCGGCACCGACTGGGCCTGCGATCTGCCCGTACGCGTGGCCTGGCGGCCCCTGCCCGACGGCCGGCACCTGCCGGTGTTCCGGCCGGCGCGGGACTGA
- a CDS encoding MmgE/PrpD family protein, which yields MTTFAGHLARFATGCRDGGLPAEVARDAVGRVRDVLGNCLAAHAEEAGEGPGGPVAAVRRVVAAWGGTAGAAAIGLPYGLPAPSAALVNGTLAHALDFDDTHLPSVLHPSASVVPAALAAAEDAGAGGAALLAAVAAGDEVCVRLGTASYLPELRNSLFFEKGLHATSICGTIGAAVAAGLLYGLDEEGIASAIGVAASMGAGLLEANRTGGTVKRVHCGWAAHAGVTAAMLVREGLTGPPTVLEGRFGFFAAYLDGRHDADALLAGLGERWEVTRTVYKPYPANHFTHPAIDCALALRARGLDPDDIEEIELGAPAPVLRTIAEPHEEKISPRSPYHAKFSGPYTVATALLGGGGLGVYLDDFAELHPRRLALAARVRCVADDRASELFPVSFGAVLRVRVRGGATLTHRVDSSRGGPDNPLSPGELALKFRLNAARALPAPAVAALDRRIAALATASSCAGLARLG from the coding sequence ATGACGACGTTCGCGGGGCACCTGGCCCGGTTCGCCACCGGCTGCCGGGACGGCGGCCTGCCCGCCGAGGTGGCCCGCGACGCCGTCGGCCGGGTGCGTGACGTGCTGGGCAACTGCCTGGCCGCGCACGCGGAGGAGGCCGGAGAAGGGCCGGGCGGCCCGGTGGCGGCGGTGCGCCGCGTGGTCGCCGCCTGGGGCGGCACGGCGGGCGCGGCGGCGATCGGCCTGCCGTACGGCCTGCCCGCCCCCTCGGCCGCGCTGGTGAACGGCACGCTCGCCCACGCCCTCGACTTCGACGACACCCACCTGCCGTCCGTCCTGCACCCCAGCGCCTCGGTCGTGCCCGCCGCGCTGGCCGCCGCCGAGGACGCGGGTGCGGGCGGCGCGGCCCTGCTCGCCGCCGTGGCGGCGGGCGACGAGGTCTGCGTACGGCTCGGCACCGCCTCCTACCTGCCGGAGCTGCGCAACTCCCTGTTCTTCGAGAAAGGGCTGCACGCCACCTCCATCTGCGGCACGATCGGCGCCGCCGTGGCCGCCGGGCTGCTCTACGGGCTCGACGAGGAAGGGATCGCCTCGGCGATCGGCGTCGCCGCCAGCATGGGCGCCGGGCTGCTGGAGGCCAACCGGACCGGCGGGACTGTGAAGCGGGTCCACTGCGGATGGGCGGCGCACGCGGGCGTGACGGCGGCGATGCTCGTCCGCGAGGGGCTGACCGGCCCGCCCACCGTGCTGGAGGGGCGTTTCGGGTTCTTCGCCGCCTACCTCGACGGCCGTCACGACGCGGACGCCCTGCTGGCCGGGCTCGGCGAGCGCTGGGAGGTCACCCGGACGGTCTACAAGCCCTATCCGGCCAACCACTTCACCCACCCGGCCATCGACTGCGCACTGGCCCTGCGCGCGCGGGGACTCGACCCGGACGACATCGAGGAGATCGAGCTGGGGGCGCCCGCCCCCGTGCTGCGCACCATCGCCGAACCGCACGAGGAGAAGATCAGCCCGCGCTCGCCGTACCACGCGAAGTTCTCCGGCCCCTACACGGTCGCGACGGCTCTCCTGGGCGGCGGCGGCCTCGGGGTCTACCTCGACGACTTCGCCGAGCTCCACCCGCGACGGCTGGCCCTGGCCGCGCGGGTCAGGTGCGTCGCCGACGACCGCGCCTCCGAGCTGTTCCCCGTGAGCTTCGGCGCCGTCCTGCGGGTGCGCGTCAGGGGCGGAGCCACGCTCACCCACCGGGTGGACTCCTCCAGGGGCGGGCCGGACAACCCGCTGTCGCCCGGCGAGCTGGCGCTGAAGTTCCGGCTCAACGCCGCGCGGGCCCTGCCGGCGCCGGCGGTGGCCGCCCTCGACCGCCGCATCGCCGCCCTGGCCACGGCGTCCTCGTGCGCCGGGCTGGCCCGCCTCGGATGA
- a CDS encoding acetyl-CoA acetyltransferase, translating into MAIVGAAESDLGITGESVLTLQAQAVTRALADAGLPLSDVDGLATCGVSRFSATQVADYLGLRPVWTESTFAGGCAFEMYVARAVQAIEAGQCRTVVISYGSNQRSARSRSLAGVVEEHTPEARFEAPYGPLYPFSYYAMAAQRYMHAFGVKREALAEVAVAARDWALLNPKAYRYGAAPLTVRDVLSAPMVSSPLTVADACLVTDGGGAVVLTSLERARDLRRAPVRVLGYGECVTNTSMTAVDDLTVTGAVRSGAAAFTRAGLVPGDVDVAQIYDSFTITVLLTLEGLGFCGAGEAGDFVAGGRTGPGGAFPVNTSGGGLSYNHPGQYGLLLLVEAVRQLRGECGDRQVPGAEVALAHGTGGILSAHATVLLGVDR; encoded by the coding sequence GTGGCGATCGTCGGAGCCGCCGAGTCCGACCTCGGGATCACCGGCGAGTCCGTCCTGACCCTGCAGGCGCAGGCCGTCACCAGGGCGCTGGCCGACGCCGGACTCCCTCTGTCCGACGTGGACGGGCTCGCCACCTGCGGCGTGTCCCGCTTCTCCGCCACCCAGGTCGCCGACTACCTGGGGCTCCGGCCCGTCTGGACCGAGTCCACGTTCGCGGGGGGCTGTGCCTTCGAGATGTACGTCGCGCGCGCCGTCCAGGCCATCGAGGCCGGGCAGTGCCGTACCGTGGTGATCTCCTACGGGTCGAACCAGCGCTCGGCCAGGTCGCGGTCGCTGGCCGGGGTCGTCGAGGAGCACACGCCCGAGGCGCGGTTCGAGGCGCCCTACGGCCCGCTCTACCCTTTCTCCTACTACGCGATGGCCGCGCAGCGGTACATGCACGCCTTCGGCGTGAAGCGCGAGGCGCTGGCCGAGGTGGCGGTCGCCGCGCGGGACTGGGCGCTGCTCAACCCCAAGGCCTACCGGTACGGCGCCGCGCCGCTGACCGTCCGGGACGTGCTGTCGGCCCCCATGGTCTCCTCCCCGCTCACCGTGGCCGACGCCTGCCTGGTCACCGACGGGGGCGGCGCCGTCGTGCTGACCTCACTGGAGCGCGCCCGCGACCTGCGGCGCGCGCCGGTGCGCGTGCTCGGGTACGGCGAGTGCGTCACCAACACCTCCATGACCGCCGTCGACGACCTCACCGTCACCGGCGCCGTCCGCTCCGGAGCGGCGGCCTTCACCCGCGCGGGGCTCGTCCCCGGCGACGTGGACGTCGCCCAGATCTACGACTCCTTCACGATCACGGTGCTGCTCACCCTGGAGGGACTCGGCTTCTGCGGCGCGGGCGAGGCGGGCGACTTCGTCGCCGGCGGCCGGACCGGACCGGGCGGCGCGTTCCCGGTCAACACCAGCGGCGGCGGGCTCTCCTACAACCACCCGGGGCAGTACGGCCTGCTGCTCCTGGTCGAGGCGGTCAGGCAGCTGCGCGGGGAGTGCGGCGACCGGCAGGTCCCCGGCGCCGAGGTCGCGCTGGCGCACGGCACCGGCGGCATCCTGTCCGCACACGCCACCGTCCTGCTGGGGGTGGACCGGTGA
- a CDS encoding RidA family protein — translation MTVYLPAVPGYEEAAALLDTAGLAVGDLVHVVEYVTAGALDGYASVSAAREGFLGGHAVPVATVAVAGLLGPGPYAVELTAFPGGGDLVVAHPDTGFHRGSLRVAGGVVYLPGIQPCDAEGLVHAGDFRAQYGYCLDRAAELLKAAGLGPGALVRTIDYTATATRAEYPRCGRPRRELLGGTGADGLPVFPGAAGILVDRPVLAGAMVSLDALASTAPSRTVNPGWSRYETLTYRPGVAAGDTLFMSGFGALEPATQEVVFAGDLAAQAGFVYAGIAAVLREAGLRGADVVRLVEYVTPEGVAAHPDLAALRARHFGRAPVSAVVCSALLRPEFLIEVVPVAVRP, via the coding sequence ATGACCGTTTACCTGCCCGCCGTACCCGGATATGAGGAGGCGGCGGCCCTGCTGGACACGGCAGGGCTCGCCGTGGGCGACCTCGTCCACGTCGTCGAGTACGTCACCGCCGGGGCGCTGGACGGCTACGCGAGCGTGAGCGCGGCCCGGGAGGGGTTCCTCGGCGGGCACGCCGTTCCGGTGGCGACCGTCGCGGTCGCGGGGCTCCTCGGGCCCGGCCCCTACGCGGTGGAGCTGACCGCCTTCCCCGGCGGCGGCGACCTGGTCGTCGCGCACCCCGACACCGGTTTCCACCGGGGAAGCCTGCGCGTCGCCGGCGGGGTGGTCTACCTGCCGGGGATCCAGCCGTGCGACGCCGAGGGCCTGGTCCACGCGGGCGACTTCCGGGCCCAGTACGGATACTGCCTGGATCGGGCCGCGGAGCTGCTCAAGGCCGCCGGGCTGGGACCCGGCGCGCTGGTGCGGACCATCGACTACACCGCGACCGCGACCCGGGCCGAATACCCCCGCTGCGGCCGCCCCCGCAGGGAGCTGCTCGGCGGCACCGGCGCCGACGGCCTGCCCGTCTTCCCCGGCGCGGCGGGAATCCTGGTGGACCGGCCCGTGCTGGCGGGCGCGATGGTCTCCCTGGACGCGCTCGCCTCGACCGCCCCGTCGCGTACGGTCAACCCGGGGTGGAGCCGGTACGAGACGCTGACCTACAGGCCCGGTGTCGCGGCCGGGGACACGCTGTTCATGTCGGGCTTCGGGGCGCTGGAACCGGCCACCCAGGAAGTGGTGTTCGCCGGCGACCTGGCCGCCCAGGCCGGGTTCGTCTACGCGGGGATCGCGGCGGTGCTCCGCGAGGCCGGGCTCCGCGGCGCGGACGTCGTGCGGCTGGTCGAGTACGTGACCCCCGAGGGGGTCGCCGCCCACCCGGACCTGGCCGCCCTGCGGGCGCGCCACTTCGGCCGGGCGCCGGTCAGCGCGGTGGTCTGCTCGGCGCTGCTGCGCCCGGAGTTCCTGATCGAGGTCGTCCCGGTGGCGGTGCGTCCGTGA
- a CDS encoding MmgE/PrpD family protein: MTVAAELARWALDLRGIPGDAASAVRRHLLDGLGAAVAAARSGAARLAVDVASALGGPPEATIIGGAGRVGAPAAALANGTLVHALDFDDTHAGGLVHATAPVLPAVLAVGEEVGASGAEVAVALAAGLETICRLGAAVPHGFHARGLHATSVCGVFAAALAAARLYRLSPEQAVNALGVAGSQAGGLLESVNTGASTKQLHPGLAALGGVLAARLAAAGATGPASVFEGRYGLYNVLAGRQVGGAAVLAGLGERWELTRITIKPYPVCQLSHAALDAAGRLRPRLGGRDVDEIVVEIHPDAAQFVCGPGKERPASAYAAKFSLPWCLAALLVDGTLTTATFDDLDRPEVVALAARVRHELADSGGVAAGQPGRVIALLADGSRVEAAVERSGGGPGDPALDELVRTKAAANLGGTAVVATVDVLERLPDLTSLMAALRGPLTSSPP; this comes from the coding sequence TCCGGAGCCGCGCGGCTGGCCGTGGACGTCGCGTCGGCGCTCGGCGGGCCGCCCGAGGCCACGATCATCGGCGGCGCGGGGAGGGTGGGCGCGCCGGCCGCCGCGCTGGCGAACGGAACGCTCGTCCACGCGCTCGACTTCGACGACACCCACGCCGGGGGCCTGGTGCACGCGACCGCGCCCGTGCTGCCCGCCGTCCTGGCCGTGGGAGAGGAGGTCGGCGCGAGCGGCGCCGAGGTCGCGGTCGCGCTGGCCGCCGGGCTGGAGACGATCTGCAGGCTCGGCGCCGCCGTACCGCACGGTTTCCACGCGCGCGGCCTGCACGCCACCTCCGTCTGCGGGGTGTTCGCCGCGGCGCTGGCGGCCGCGCGGCTCTACCGGCTCTCGCCCGAGCAGGCGGTGAACGCGCTGGGCGTCGCGGGCAGCCAGGCGGGCGGGCTGCTGGAGTCCGTCAACACGGGTGCCTCCACCAAGCAGCTGCACCCCGGTCTCGCCGCCCTGGGCGGGGTGCTGGCGGCGCGGCTGGCCGCCGCGGGGGCGACCGGGCCGGCGAGCGTGTTCGAGGGGCGCTACGGCCTGTACAACGTGCTGGCCGGCAGGCAGGTCGGGGGCGCGGCCGTCCTGGCCGGGCTGGGGGAACGGTGGGAGCTGACCCGGATCACGATCAAGCCCTACCCGGTGTGCCAGCTCAGCCACGCCGCCCTGGACGCGGCCGGCAGGCTGCGCCCGCGGCTCGGCGGGCGCGACGTCGACGAGATCGTCGTCGAGATCCATCCGGACGCGGCGCAGTTCGTGTGCGGGCCGGGCAAGGAACGGCCCGCCTCGGCGTACGCGGCCAAGTTCTCGCTGCCCTGGTGCCTGGCGGCGCTGCTCGTCGACGGCACGCTGACCACGGCGACCTTCGACGACCTGGATCGGCCCGAGGTGGTGGCGCTGGCCGCCCGGGTACGGCACGAGCTGGCCGACTCCGGCGGAGTCGCCGCCGGCCAGCCGGGCCGGGTGATCGCCCTGCTCGCCGACGGTTCCCGGGTGGAGGCCGCGGTCGAGCGGAGCGGCGGCGGGCCCGGCGATCCGGCCCTGGACGAGCTGGTGCGTACCAAGGCCGCCGCCAACCTGGGGGGCACGGCGGTCGTCGCGACGGTCGACGTGCTGGAGCGCCTGCCCGACCTGACGTCCCTGATGGCCGCGTTGAGAGGACCCTTGACATCCTCCCCGCCCTGA
- a CDS encoding MaoC/PaaZ C-terminal domain-containing protein — protein sequence MRAGQEVPALERTIGAADMIAYAGATWDWHRLHHDAAYLRARGLDRPVVDGQLFGALLAEQVQDWLGPDARLRRLRFRLLSMVFAGESVRVTGVVTGVEGTLVTVEQKVLVAGRVAVGGTAQAVLP from the coding sequence GTGAGGGCCGGGCAGGAGGTCCCGGCGCTGGAGCGCACGATCGGGGCGGCCGACATGATCGCCTACGCGGGGGCCACCTGGGACTGGCACCGGCTGCACCACGACGCCGCCTATCTCCGGGCCAGGGGGCTCGACCGCCCCGTGGTGGACGGGCAGCTGTTCGGCGCGCTCCTCGCCGAGCAGGTGCAGGACTGGCTCGGGCCGGACGCCCGCCTGCGGCGGCTGCGGTTCCGCCTCCTGTCCATGGTGTTCGCCGGAGAGAGCGTCCGGGTGACCGGCGTCGTCACCGGCGTCGAAGGGACGCTGGTCACGGTCGAGCAGAAGGTGCTCGTCGCGGGCCGGGTGGCGGTCGGCGGGACGGCCCAGGCGGTGCTGCCGTGA
- a CDS encoding FAS1-like dehydratase domain-containing protein, producing MNLPIEEIRALVGREVAYTAPEPLGRAALRYFALAVGDDNPLYTDAGHARAHGYRDVVAPPTLICETNQYAGLPMDADGYAGHSWHIDVPGARLVRGGNDYTFHQPVHPDDVITATWRIEDVEEKAGKLFVTSRATYTNQRGELLAVNEETLIYVEIP from the coding sequence GTGAACCTGCCCATCGAGGAGATCAGGGCGCTGGTCGGCAGGGAGGTCGCCTACACGGCGCCCGAGCCGCTGGGGCGGGCGGCACTGCGCTACTTCGCGCTGGCGGTCGGCGACGACAACCCGCTCTACACCGACGCCGGCCACGCCAGGGCGCACGGCTACCGGGACGTCGTCGCCCCGCCCACGCTGATCTGCGAGACCAACCAGTACGCCGGGCTGCCCATGGACGCGGACGGCTACGCGGGCCACTCCTGGCACATCGACGTGCCGGGCGCCCGGCTGGTGCGCGGTGGCAACGACTACACCTTCCACCAGCCGGTCCATCCCGACGATGTGATCACCGCGACCTGGCGGATCGAGGACGTCGAGGAGAAGGCGGGCAAGTTGTTCGTGACATCCCGGGCCACCTACACCAACCAGCGGGGCGAGCTGCTGGCGGTCAACGAGGAGACGCTGATCTACGTGGAGATCCCGTGA